From a single Triplophysa rosa linkage group LG1, Trosa_1v2, whole genome shotgun sequence genomic region:
- the LOC130559259 gene encoding zinc finger MYM-type protein 1-like, translating into MRLQFFGKLSIAEQLDEGYRIGIRRHNEEVTKNRHILSRIIDCVKFCGAFELALRGHNESESSDNPGIFRGLVDFVASLDGVLKEHLENASVFKGTSKTVQNELLDCMLSVMREHIIQEAQNSDFLSIQADETTDIATQCQLVLVLRYIDGKSNVQERFFAFIHLHSTTADSITTALKEHLTVILPEDQKSKLISQAYDGASVMRGATAGVQRKIQDVYPNAHYIHCYAHQLNLIMQKVTSHIPKVRIFFLTLEDLPAFFQDEPSAQMFLIK; encoded by the coding sequence atgaggctccagttttttgggaagcttagcattgctgaacagctagatgaaggctacaggattggcattagaaggcacaatgaagaggtcacaaaaaatcgacacatcctgtctagaataaTAGACTGTGTAAAATTTTGTGGCGCATTTGAGCTGGCTTTGCGTGGCCACAATGAGAGCGAGAGCTCAGATAACCCCGGGATATTCCGTGGCTTGGTCGACTTTGTTGCTTCTCTTGATGGAGTTTTGAAAGAGCACCTCGAGAATGCCTCTGTGTTTAAGGGAACTTCGAAAACCGTGCAGAACGAGCTGTTGGactgtatgttgtctgttatgagggaacacataatccaagaagcacaaaacagcgattttctatcaatccaggccgacgagaccaccgatattgccacacagtgccaacttgtgcttgtgctgcgctacattgatggcaaaagcaacgtacaggagaggttttttgcttttattcatctgcattcaactacagctgattccatcactacagcactaaaagagcatcttactgtcatccttccagaggatcagaagagtaaactcatctcccaagcgtatgatggagccagcgtgatgagaggtgccactgcaggtgttcaaaggaagattcaagatgtgtacccaaatgcccattacatccactgctatgcgcatcagctcaatctaataatgcaaaaggtcacttctcacatacccaaagttagaattttttttctaaccTTGGAGGATTTGCCAGCTTTTTTTCAAGATGAACCAAGCGCACAGATGTTCTTGATAAAGTAG